The Rhodocytophaga rosea genome has a segment encoding these proteins:
- a CDS encoding SAM-dependent methyltransferase: MPEKKGVLYLIPTVLAPATAGQVLSPQIKDVISHINHFFVENVRTARRFISELQTGKSIESLQFYTLDKDTPSAEVAQYINVLLNGEDAGVISEAGCPGIADPGAMAVQLAHKKEIQVVPLVGPSSILLALMASGFSGQSFIFHGYLPIDKTERAKSIRQLEKDSLQKNQTQICMETPFRNNQLLDDFLQTCQPDTLLCIATQITAPDELIRTYKIKDWAKHKPDLHKKPTIFLLYKSTF; encoded by the coding sequence ATGCCTGAAAAAAAAGGAGTGCTATACCTGATTCCTACAGTCCTGGCGCCAGCTACTGCAGGCCAGGTATTATCTCCTCAGATCAAAGACGTTATTTCGCATATCAACCATTTTTTTGTAGAAAATGTGCGTACGGCCCGCCGGTTTATCAGTGAACTTCAGACCGGAAAATCCATAGAAAGCCTGCAATTTTATACCTTAGATAAAGATACACCTTCTGCAGAAGTGGCGCAATACATAAACGTTCTGCTCAATGGGGAAGATGCCGGTGTAATATCTGAGGCTGGTTGTCCTGGCATTGCAGATCCTGGAGCAATGGCCGTTCAACTGGCGCATAAAAAGGAAATCCAGGTAGTTCCACTGGTAGGGCCTTCTTCTATTTTGCTTGCTTTAATGGCTTCCGGATTTAGCGGACAATCATTCATTTTTCATGGATACCTGCCTATCGACAAAACCGAACGGGCAAAATCCATCCGCCAACTCGAAAAAGACAGCCTGCAGAAAAACCAGACCCAGATATGTATGGAAACCCCTTTCCGCAACAACCAGTTGCTGGATGATTTTTTGCAGACATGCCAGCCGGATACATTACTTTGTATTGCTACCCAGATTACGGCACCAGATGAACTGATCCGAACTTATAAAATTAAGGACTGGGCAAAGCATAAACCCGATCTGCACAAGAAGCCAACCATATTTTTGCTGTATAAATCCACGTTTTGA
- a CDS encoding MBL fold metallo-hydrolase — protein sequence MIQIQTFTFNPLQENTYILYDETRACVIIDPGCYEKQEKQALEEFIQTNKLTVSKLLNTHGHIDHVLGNAFVKQKFGVELYIHPLDEATLRAVETYAPNWGFMQYEPAQPDHYLNEGDTVTFGNTTLEVLFVPGHAPGHIAFYNSAQQLCISGDVLFRGSIGRTDLPGGNFNTLIESIQTKLFPLGDEVVVYPGHGGTTTIGYEKKYNSFLT from the coding sequence ATGATCCAGATTCAAACTTTCACTTTTAATCCACTTCAGGAAAATACTTATATATTGTATGATGAGACCAGAGCTTGTGTCATTATTGACCCCGGCTGTTATGAGAAGCAAGAAAAGCAAGCCCTGGAAGAATTCATTCAAACCAATAAACTTACCGTATCAAAGTTACTCAATACCCATGGACATATAGATCATGTGCTGGGCAATGCCTTTGTAAAACAAAAGTTTGGTGTGGAACTATATATTCACCCACTCGATGAAGCTACCTTACGGGCGGTAGAAACGTATGCTCCTAACTGGGGATTTATGCAATATGAACCGGCACAACCCGATCATTATCTGAATGAGGGCGACACTGTAACTTTTGGAAATACCACCCTGGAAGTATTATTTGTACCAGGTCATGCACCCGGACATATTGCTTTTTATAATTCCGCTCAACAACTATGTATTAGTGGCGATGTACTGTTTAGGGGCAGTATTGGCCGTACTGACTTGCCTGGCGGTAATTTTAATACGCTCATTGAAAGTATTCAAACCAAGCTTTTTCCGTTGGGAGATGAAGTTGTGGTATATCCAGGTCATGGGGGCACTACTACTATCGGCTATGAGAAAAAATATAATTCCTTCCTAACCTAA
- the pgl gene encoding 6-phosphogluconolactonase — protein sequence MFHIYSTSEQASQALASYFAEAAKEAVQTQGRFTVALTGGSSPKQLYQILANSPYRDSIPWNKTFVFWGDERSVPFNDSRNNAKMTFEALLNHVPVPKDQIYPMSGEIPADESARQYEGILQKHFAGQPPQFDLILLGLGENGHTASLFPYTPVLEEKERWVKEVYLTDQQMYRITLTAPFINQAKKIAFILFGSSKAQVLYDVVKGKYQPDFLPAQLIKPSSGKLHWFIDEAAAHLVK from the coding sequence ATGTTTCATATATATTCTACCTCAGAACAAGCAAGCCAGGCACTGGCTTCTTATTTTGCCGAAGCCGCAAAAGAGGCTGTACAAACACAGGGGCGCTTTACGGTTGCCCTTACTGGTGGCTCTTCTCCTAAACAACTATATCAAATTCTGGCAAATTCCCCTTACCGGGATAGTATTCCATGGAATAAAACTTTTGTATTTTGGGGTGATGAACGCAGTGTGCCTTTCAATGATTCACGCAATAATGCCAAAATGACTTTTGAAGCGCTATTAAATCATGTTCCGGTTCCTAAAGACCAGATATATCCCATGTCTGGTGAAATTCCTGCAGATGAATCGGCACGCCAATACGAAGGAATATTACAAAAGCACTTTGCTGGACAACCGCCACAATTTGATTTGATACTGCTTGGCTTAGGAGAGAACGGCCATACAGCTTCACTATTTCCCTATACGCCTGTACTGGAGGAAAAAGAGCGATGGGTAAAGGAAGTATATCTTACTGATCAGCAGATGTATAGGATTACACTAACTGCTCCCTTTATTAATCAGGCAAAAAAAATTGCATTTATCCTGTTTGGGAGCAGTAAAGCGCAGGTATTATATGATGTAGTAAAAGGAAAATACCAGCCAGACTTTTTACCTGCACAACTAATTAAGCCATCCTCTGGCAAACTGCACTGGTTTATAGATGAAGCGGCTGCACACCTGGTAAAGTAA
- a CDS encoding DEAD/DEAH box helicase, which translates to MNVSPADPFQIVYSLYEHEYLGYLFESFVVELDQRGQLTLKNQNISSKNAIEFSTGLDETDFQLVKLMDGLQQDVILKKFYNKKISVADFFLKVYDPKKGDVLLQEVIEKYVESVKAKILNLIGEKMLFIMGSDGNPAWQRIYRIPEKATVLFHFRRNEDNTHYFPTVRHAHQKLEFQNKGAIIICNDPAWMILENKLYNFEKNVDGNKLKPFLNKKFILIPKNVEETYYKKFVAPLVASFDVYAKGFDIRSESYQPTAVLTFSEAHSSPVPVNLFSNGNGQEDVLTVEPTTESKIIFDLSFEYGKYSFRPDHATASSVSVEKTDDSYVFYKVRRMLDQERRKIQALQKIGLEIKNGKVSLDKETAFSWIYQHNDFLKQEGFILKQNISDHKRYFVGESSINVEITENRDWFDIFAKIRFGEFEIPFIQLRNLILHNKREFILPNGEIAIIPEAWRRQYSELFAFAEETDASTELTLKKYHVALVQDLQNGNLAQVTINNKLEKLRDFDKIEDFVLPQKFVGRLRPYQKAGYNWMQFLNKYKFGGCLADDMGLGKTVQTLALLQSQKEAGIKQTSLLVMPTSLVYNWEMEARKFTPQLRIFVYTGTHREKNLAQFEGYDLVLTSYGIIRIDIDMLKEFYFNYIILDESQAIKNPGSNISKAVVQLNARHRLILTGTPLENSTLDLWSQMSFINPGLLGTERFFRNEFLLPIEKKNDELKMQRLYAIIKPFIMRRHKSQVATELPEKVENIQYCKMDVEQEKEYEEAKSYFRNKILEQMDEKGKPKSQLILLQGLTKLRQIANHPRMVNPDYKGGSGKLEDVLHRLETAVGEHHKILIFSQFVKHLAILKEYLDEARITYTYLDGSTKDRKSQVELFQQDKNIQVFLISLKAGGLGLNLTAADYVFILDPWWNPAIEAQAVDRAHRIGQEQKVFTYKFITKNTVEEKILALQRNKKRLADELITTEESFVKSLSKEDILTLLD; encoded by the coding sequence ATGAACGTATCACCAGCAGACCCTTTTCAAATTGTTTACTCTTTGTATGAGCATGAGTATCTGGGTTATCTTTTCGAATCATTCGTAGTAGAACTCGACCAGCGGGGACAACTCACGCTAAAAAACCAGAACATCTCATCAAAAAATGCTATTGAATTTTCTACCGGCCTGGATGAAACTGATTTCCAGCTGGTAAAACTTATGGATGGCCTTCAGCAGGACGTGATTCTTAAAAAATTCTACAATAAGAAAATCAGTGTAGCTGACTTCTTTCTCAAAGTGTATGACCCCAAAAAGGGAGACGTACTTCTACAGGAAGTGATTGAAAAATATGTGGAATCGGTGAAGGCGAAAATTTTGAACCTGATCGGAGAAAAAATGCTGTTTATCATGGGCAGCGACGGAAATCCTGCCTGGCAACGCATCTACCGGATTCCGGAAAAAGCCACAGTCCTGTTTCATTTCAGGCGCAATGAGGATAATACGCATTATTTCCCAACCGTAAGGCATGCCCATCAAAAACTGGAATTCCAGAATAAAGGGGCAATTATCATTTGCAACGACCCGGCCTGGATGATTCTGGAGAACAAGCTATATAATTTTGAGAAAAATGTAGATGGGAATAAACTGAAGCCTTTCCTGAATAAGAAGTTCATCCTAATTCCCAAAAACGTTGAAGAAACCTATTATAAGAAATTTGTAGCACCTCTGGTCGCTTCTTTTGATGTTTATGCAAAAGGTTTTGATATCCGTTCAGAATCATATCAGCCGACGGCCGTATTAACCTTCTCTGAAGCCCATTCGTCACCGGTACCCGTAAATCTGTTTAGTAACGGCAACGGTCAGGAAGATGTGCTTACGGTGGAACCTACGACAGAAAGTAAAATCATTTTTGATCTTTCATTTGAATATGGTAAATATTCCTTCCGGCCCGACCATGCAACCGCTTCCAGTGTGAGTGTAGAGAAGACAGATGATTCCTATGTTTTCTATAAAGTTCGCCGGATGCTCGACCAGGAACGGCGCAAAATACAAGCCTTGCAAAAAATAGGTCTGGAAATCAAAAATGGTAAAGTTAGCCTTGATAAAGAAACAGCGTTTTCCTGGATCTATCAACATAATGATTTTTTAAAACAGGAAGGTTTTATCCTGAAACAAAACATTTCTGACCATAAACGATATTTTGTTGGCGAATCTTCGATTAACGTAGAGATCACCGAAAATCGGGACTGGTTCGATATTTTTGCTAAAATCCGGTTTGGAGAGTTTGAAATTCCATTTATCCAGCTTCGCAACCTGATTCTGCACAATAAGCGTGAGTTTATCTTACCCAATGGAGAAATAGCCATTATTCCAGAAGCCTGGCGAAGACAATACTCTGAATTGTTTGCTTTTGCTGAGGAGACAGATGCTTCTACTGAGCTGACGTTGAAGAAATACCATGTAGCCCTGGTACAGGATTTACAGAATGGGAATCTGGCACAGGTTACTATCAATAATAAACTGGAGAAATTACGTGATTTCGATAAAATAGAAGACTTTGTTTTGCCACAGAAGTTTGTAGGCCGCTTACGCCCGTACCAGAAAGCAGGCTATAACTGGATGCAATTCTTGAACAAATATAAATTTGGTGGTTGCCTGGCCGATGATATGGGCTTAGGGAAAACTGTACAAACGCTGGCTTTGCTGCAATCTCAGAAAGAAGCCGGAATCAAACAGACTTCTTTGCTGGTGATGCCCACTTCGCTGGTATATAACTGGGAAATGGAAGCCAGGAAATTTACGCCACAGCTCCGGATTTTTGTATATACCGGAACCCACCGGGAGAAAAATCTGGCTCAGTTTGAAGGATACGACCTGGTTCTCACTTCCTATGGTATTATCCGGATTGATATTGATATGCTGAAAGAATTTTATTTCAACTATATTATTCTGGACGAATCGCAGGCTATTAAAAATCCTGGTTCCAATATTTCCAAAGCGGTAGTACAACTCAATGCCCGCCACCGACTTATCCTGACGGGTACACCTCTGGAGAACAGCACCCTGGATCTGTGGTCGCAGATGAGTTTTATTAATCCTGGTTTGCTGGGTACAGAACGTTTCTTCCGGAATGAGTTTTTGTTGCCCATTGAGAAAAAGAACGATGAACTTAAAATGCAGCGGTTATATGCCATAATTAAGCCTTTTATTATGAGGCGGCATAAATCGCAGGTAGCTACCGAACTTCCCGAAAAAGTAGAGAACATCCAGTATTGCAAAATGGATGTGGAGCAGGAGAAAGAATATGAAGAGGCAAAATCCTACTTCCGGAATAAGATTCTGGAGCAGATGGATGAAAAAGGCAAGCCTAAGTCACAGCTGATTTTATTGCAAGGCTTAACCAAGCTCCGCCAGATCGCCAATCATCCAAGAATGGTGAATCCAGATTATAAGGGTGGTTCCGGAAAGCTGGAAGATGTACTACATCGCCTGGAAACTGCTGTGGGTGAGCATCATAAAATTTTGATTTTTAGCCAGTTCGTCAAACATTTAGCTATACTCAAAGAATATCTGGATGAAGCCCGCATAACGTATACTTACCTGGATGGCAGTACTAAAGACCGGAAGTCACAGGTAGAGTTGTTTCAGCAGGATAAAAATATACAGGTATTTCTTATTTCGCTGAAAGCAGGTGGATTAGGCCTTAACTTAACGGCTGCCGACTATGTATTTATTCTCGATCCCTGGTGGAACCCTGCTATTGAAGCGCAGGCAGTAGACCGTGCTCACCGTATAGGGCAAGAGCAGAAAGTATTTACCTATAAGTTTATTACGAAAAATACGGTAGAAGAGAAAATCCTGGCCTTACAGCGGAATAAAAAACGCCTTGCTGACGAATTGATCACCACAGAAGAAAGCTTTGTAAAATCCCTGTCGAAAGAGGATATTCTCACGCTGCTGGATTAA